From the Hylaeus volcanicus isolate JK05 chromosome 4, UHH_iyHylVolc1.0_haploid, whole genome shotgun sequence genome, one window contains:
- the LOC128874699 gene encoding WD repeat-containing protein 55 homolog isoform X2, translating into MHFNKEKLIDSFTRDSDDIDDSQDSDDSDDSWESDDSMQATIGSDDTVRNIDDSDSENDNAEGSNSNNNQVSTYAGADTEPALLNEDEEEDEVVKAIIRSKDAHTNHPPPITIEDHVVDICFHPNSDMIAVASIVGDVYLYKYSNTETELVSTLELHLKACRDIEFNESGTILFSTAKDLSIMLTDVETEKLTRLYENAHEEPIYTMTVIGAHMFATGDDDGVVKLWDLRQRGNAPAFSLKKMEDYVSSIVTNREAKYLVCASGDGSLTTFNIPGKKMHVQSEEYEEELTCLGIFKNETKILAGTSKGKMYVYNWGEFGLHSDEFPNVTKKGINCMVPITDNVVITGGEDGILRATSLFPHHHLGVAGQHNFSIETLDVNSDGTLIASSSHNNDIKFWNVQYFETLNVAERVRGGKQKQLKHNLPSSKIDDASNFFSDL; encoded by the exons ATGCATTTTAACAAGGAAAAGTTAATAg atAGTTTTACTCGAGACAGTGATGATATCGATGATAGTCAAGACAGTGATGATAGTGACGATAGTTGGGAGAGTGATGATAGTATGCAAGCAACCATAGGCAGTGACGATACTGTGCGCAATATCGATGACTCCGATTCAGAAAATGATAATGCCGAAGGttctaattcaaataataatcaGGTTTCCACTTATGCGG GTGCAGACACAGAACCAGCTCTGTTaaatgaagatgaagaagaagatgaagtaGTAAAAGCAATAATTAGATCAAAAGATGCACATACAAATCATCCTCCACCTATTACAATAGAGGATCACGTAGTAGATATATGTTTTCATCCCAATTCAGATATGATTGCTGTGGCTAGTATCGTAGGAGATGTTTACtt GTACAAGTATAGCAATACAGAAACGGAACTTGTGTCTACTTTAGAATTACACCTTAAAGCATGTCGTGACATAGAGTTTAATGAAAGtggtacaattttattttcgactgCCAAAGATTTGTCTATAATGCTCACAGATGTAGAAACTGAGAAGTTAACAAGGTTATATGAAAATGCACACGa GGAACCGATATACACAATGACTGTAATTGGAGCACACATGTTTGCAACAGGCGATGATGATGGTgtagtaaaat TATGGGATCTTAGACAAAGAGGAAATGCACCtgcattttcattaaaaaaaatggaagattATGTAAGTTCCATTGTAACAAACAGAGAAGCAAAGTATTTAGTATGTGCTAGTGGAGATGGATCTCTTACTACATTCAATATTCCAGGAAAAAAGATGCATGTACAG TCAGAAGAATACGAAGAGGAATTAACATGTCTcggtatatttaaaaatgaaacaaagatTTTGGCGGGTACGAGTaaaggaaaaatgtatgtatataattggGGAGAATTTGGTCTCCACTCGGATGAGTTTCCAAATGTAACTAAGAAAGGCATAAATTGTATGGTTCCGATTACCGATAATGTTGTAATAACAGGAGGAGAAGATGGTATACTTAG GGCTACTAGCTTGTTTCCTCATCATCATCTTGGAGTAGCTGGACAACATAACTTTTCCATTGAAACTCTCGATGTTAATAGCGACGGTACATTAATTGCATCTTCTTCGCACAATAATGATATCAAATTTTggaatgtacaatattttgaaacattaaatgTCGCCGAACGTGTGAGAGGCGGAAAACAGAAACAATTAAAGCATAATCTTCCAAGTAGTAAAATTGATGATGCATCGAACTTTTTTTCAGACctttaa
- the LOC128874699 gene encoding WD repeat-containing protein 55 homolog isoform X1: protein MKVTGNVKGSIDKNSFTRDSDDIDDSQDSDDSDDSWESDDSMQATIGSDDTVRNIDDSDSENDNAEGSNSNNNQVSTYAGADTEPALLNEDEEEDEVVKAIIRSKDAHTNHPPPITIEDHVVDICFHPNSDMIAVASIVGDVYLYKYSNTETELVSTLELHLKACRDIEFNESGTILFSTAKDLSIMLTDVETEKLTRLYENAHEEPIYTMTVIGAHMFATGDDDGVVKLWDLRQRGNAPAFSLKKMEDYVSSIVTNREAKYLVCASGDGSLTTFNIPGKKMHVQSEEYEEELTCLGIFKNETKILAGTSKGKMYVYNWGEFGLHSDEFPNVTKKGINCMVPITDNVVITGGEDGILRATSLFPHHHLGVAGQHNFSIETLDVNSDGTLIASSSHNNDIKFWNVQYFETLNVAERVRGGKQKQLKHNLPSSKIDDASNFFSDL from the exons atgaaagtaactGGCAATGTAAAAGGATCAATTgataaaa atAGTTTTACTCGAGACAGTGATGATATCGATGATAGTCAAGACAGTGATGATAGTGACGATAGTTGGGAGAGTGATGATAGTATGCAAGCAACCATAGGCAGTGACGATACTGTGCGCAATATCGATGACTCCGATTCAGAAAATGATAATGCCGAAGGttctaattcaaataataatcaGGTTTCCACTTATGCGG GTGCAGACACAGAACCAGCTCTGTTaaatgaagatgaagaagaagatgaagtaGTAAAAGCAATAATTAGATCAAAAGATGCACATACAAATCATCCTCCACCTATTACAATAGAGGATCACGTAGTAGATATATGTTTTCATCCCAATTCAGATATGATTGCTGTGGCTAGTATCGTAGGAGATGTTTACtt GTACAAGTATAGCAATACAGAAACGGAACTTGTGTCTACTTTAGAATTACACCTTAAAGCATGTCGTGACATAGAGTTTAATGAAAGtggtacaattttattttcgactgCCAAAGATTTGTCTATAATGCTCACAGATGTAGAAACTGAGAAGTTAACAAGGTTATATGAAAATGCACACGa GGAACCGATATACACAATGACTGTAATTGGAGCACACATGTTTGCAACAGGCGATGATGATGGTgtagtaaaat TATGGGATCTTAGACAAAGAGGAAATGCACCtgcattttcattaaaaaaaatggaagattATGTAAGTTCCATTGTAACAAACAGAGAAGCAAAGTATTTAGTATGTGCTAGTGGAGATGGATCTCTTACTACATTCAATATTCCAGGAAAAAAGATGCATGTACAG TCAGAAGAATACGAAGAGGAATTAACATGTCTcggtatatttaaaaatgaaacaaagatTTTGGCGGGTACGAGTaaaggaaaaatgtatgtatataattggGGAGAATTTGGTCTCCACTCGGATGAGTTTCCAAATGTAACTAAGAAAGGCATAAATTGTATGGTTCCGATTACCGATAATGTTGTAATAACAGGAGGAGAAGATGGTATACTTAG GGCTACTAGCTTGTTTCCTCATCATCATCTTGGAGTAGCTGGACAACATAACTTTTCCATTGAAACTCTCGATGTTAATAGCGACGGTACATTAATTGCATCTTCTTCGCACAATAATGATATCAAATTTTggaatgtacaatattttgaaacattaaatgTCGCCGAACGTGTGAGAGGCGGAAAACAGAAACAATTAAAGCATAATCTTCCAAGTAGTAAAATTGATGATGCATCGAACTTTTTTTCAGACctttaa
- the LOC128874699 gene encoding WD repeat-containing protein 55 homolog isoform X3, translated as MICSCIQGDSFTRDSDDIDDSQDSDDSDDSWESDDSMQATIGSDDTVRNIDDSDSENDNAEGSNSNNNQVSTYAGADTEPALLNEDEEEDEVVKAIIRSKDAHTNHPPPITIEDHVVDICFHPNSDMIAVASIVGDVYLYKYSNTETELVSTLELHLKACRDIEFNESGTILFSTAKDLSIMLTDVETEKLTRLYENAHEEPIYTMTVIGAHMFATGDDDGVVKLWDLRQRGNAPAFSLKKMEDYVSSIVTNREAKYLVCASGDGSLTTFNIPGKKMHVQSEEYEEELTCLGIFKNETKILAGTSKGKMYVYNWGEFGLHSDEFPNVTKKGINCMVPITDNVVITGGEDGILRATSLFPHHHLGVAGQHNFSIETLDVNSDGTLIASSSHNNDIKFWNVQYFETLNVAERVRGGKQKQLKHNLPSSKIDDASNFFSDL; from the exons ATGATTTGTTCATGTATACAAGGCG atAGTTTTACTCGAGACAGTGATGATATCGATGATAGTCAAGACAGTGATGATAGTGACGATAGTTGGGAGAGTGATGATAGTATGCAAGCAACCATAGGCAGTGACGATACTGTGCGCAATATCGATGACTCCGATTCAGAAAATGATAATGCCGAAGGttctaattcaaataataatcaGGTTTCCACTTATGCGG GTGCAGACACAGAACCAGCTCTGTTaaatgaagatgaagaagaagatgaagtaGTAAAAGCAATAATTAGATCAAAAGATGCACATACAAATCATCCTCCACCTATTACAATAGAGGATCACGTAGTAGATATATGTTTTCATCCCAATTCAGATATGATTGCTGTGGCTAGTATCGTAGGAGATGTTTACtt GTACAAGTATAGCAATACAGAAACGGAACTTGTGTCTACTTTAGAATTACACCTTAAAGCATGTCGTGACATAGAGTTTAATGAAAGtggtacaattttattttcgactgCCAAAGATTTGTCTATAATGCTCACAGATGTAGAAACTGAGAAGTTAACAAGGTTATATGAAAATGCACACGa GGAACCGATATACACAATGACTGTAATTGGAGCACACATGTTTGCAACAGGCGATGATGATGGTgtagtaaaat TATGGGATCTTAGACAAAGAGGAAATGCACCtgcattttcattaaaaaaaatggaagattATGTAAGTTCCATTGTAACAAACAGAGAAGCAAAGTATTTAGTATGTGCTAGTGGAGATGGATCTCTTACTACATTCAATATTCCAGGAAAAAAGATGCATGTACAG TCAGAAGAATACGAAGAGGAATTAACATGTCTcggtatatttaaaaatgaaacaaagatTTTGGCGGGTACGAGTaaaggaaaaatgtatgtatataattggGGAGAATTTGGTCTCCACTCGGATGAGTTTCCAAATGTAACTAAGAAAGGCATAAATTGTATGGTTCCGATTACCGATAATGTTGTAATAACAGGAGGAGAAGATGGTATACTTAG GGCTACTAGCTTGTTTCCTCATCATCATCTTGGAGTAGCTGGACAACATAACTTTTCCATTGAAACTCTCGATGTTAATAGCGACGGTACATTAATTGCATCTTCTTCGCACAATAATGATATCAAATTTTggaatgtacaatattttgaaacattaaatgTCGCCGAACGTGTGAGAGGCGGAAAACAGAAACAATTAAAGCATAATCTTCCAAGTAGTAAAATTGATGATGCATCGAACTTTTTTTCAGACctttaa